GCTTGATCCGCGAATTAGAAGGAGGGCAAAATAATGAATCAATTTCCGTCAATTGAAAAATATATTGACCAAAACTTAAAACCTAATCCATTTTTGCAACCCTTTTCATACCAAATGTGAAAATTAATGGTTGCTCAGTCAAAAAGTTTTGATCGTAATTATTTTGGCAAGCCGCGTAATAATTTTTATGAGGTTTTTCTCAGATTTTCCCGTTCCTTTTCAGGTGTTTTTGGAATTGTTACTATTATTTTCATGCTAATTTTAGCGATTATTATTCCTTTTACAACCGGATCGCCAACTGAACTTCGACCTAATATGAAAAATTTAAACTATTTTACACAAGGATTTATTTTAGGTACTGATTCTCAAGGTCGTGATGTTTGGGCATTTTTATGACACGGATTGCAATTTTCATTAATTTTAAGTTTTATTGTTGCGCTTTTTGATGTTGCACTTGGAACTCTTTTTGGAACACTAATGGGTAATTTTGACCTTTTTGACAAAATTTTTACCTTTATTATTAAAATAATTTCAAATATACCGACAATTTTAGTAATTATTTTGATGACATTAGTTTTACGCCCGAGCTTTTGAGTTTTAGTTTTATCATTTTCACTTACTGGCTGAATCGGTCTTGCAAATCAAGTTCGTGCCCAAATAAAAAGAGCTAGAAACTTTACATGAGTAATTGCCTCACGTGTTTTAGGGACTCCTTCTTACAAAATTCTCCTTAATTTTGTGCCAGTAATTATTCCGCTTTTAATTACAAATATTGTTTTTGTAATTCCAGGTACTATTCTTGGTGAAACTGGTCTTGCTTTTATTGGTCTTTCATTACCGAATGTTCCAACTTTAGGAAATGCAATTAATTCAGGAATTCCAATTGTAACCTTGTATCCTCGCTATGTTTTAATTCCTTCATTCTTTTTAATTTTGTTAACTTCGTCAATTCAAATGATCGGAAATTCAGTTCAAGACGCTCTAAGGAGGCAAAGATAAATGATTTCTTATTTTTTGGCCAAATTTTCTGATTGCAAAAATGCCGAGAATCCAGCATTGTGTTATAAATTAGCAAAAAATTTAGAAAAGTTTAAAAAAGATTTAGAACTTTTAGAACAAAAAAAATTGGATAAAAAACAATATCAAGAAAAATTCCTTGAACTTAAAGAAGAATTTTTGGCTTATGAAGTTAACATAAAAAAACATTATAAATCAAAAAAATCCTATAAAATCCAAGCTATTTTAAACAGAATTCAACAATATTGACACACAAGTTTTAACCGTTCGCATTTTGATTTTGAAGCTTTTTCTAAAAATGTTCTCTACAAACAAATTGGCGATAAAAAGTACAAAATTGTTGCGCAAATTAAAAATTTAAATTTATCCTTTGTAAATCCAGCTAATCCTTCAATCCGAAATATTGTAATTCGTAATGCTTCAATTGATTTTTATGAAGGAAAAATTCATGCAATAATTGGCGAGTCTGGTTCAGGAAAATCGGTAATTACTTCTTGTCTTTATGGGCTTGTTGGTGAAAATGCTGTTGTTGAATCAGGAGAAATAAGATTATTTAACAATCCAGTTCACAATTTTGACTTTCGTGCTTGAGAACTTTCAAATTATCGGGGCAAAATAATTTCTGCTGTTT
This sequence is a window from Mesomycoplasma ovipneumoniae. Protein-coding genes within it:
- a CDS encoding ABC transporter permease, which encodes MNQFPSIEKYIDQNLKPNPFLQPFSYQMWKLMVAQSKSFDRNYFGKPRNNFYEVFLRFSRSFSGVFGIVTIIFMLILAIIIPFTTGSPTELRPNMKNLNYFTQGFILGTDSQGRDVWAFLWHGLQFSLILSFIVALFDVALGTLFGTLMGNFDLFDKIFTFIIKIISNIPTILVIILMTLVLRPSFWVLVLSFSLTGWIGLANQVRAQIKRARNFTWVIASRVLGTPSYKILLNFVPVIIPLLITNIVFVIPGTILGETGLAFIGLSLPNVPTLGNAINSGIPIVTLYPRYVLIPSFFLILLTSSIQMIGNSVQDALRRQR